A genomic window from Streptomyces sp. NBC_01429 includes:
- a CDS encoding HNH endonuclease signature motif containing protein, which produces MSEPYDGDRLADAVAAAESWADLMRRLGVRASGGRRRALQGKVAELGLDTTHFKRRSTWRKYPDEIIAAAVTTSTTLREVAVRLGAAPATGTLSHLARRIETAGIDVSHFPGMNRVRAESPFTTVELAAAAARAHSVRGVARALGVPDDGRSRAALGRILRERGVDTAHFRNARVAIPETALRRAIPAASGYADVMRTLGLTVNDTNHRRVRRKVAELGLDTGHFKRRTWGSVRPRTPKPVAGDTLVVLPERSPRTNRSRLHRALQEIGVPYRCASCGNTGAWLGQPMTLQIDHISGDRLDNRAGNLRYLCPNCHALTDTWCRNRRAKPRPAP; this is translated from the coding sequence ATGTCCGAGCCGTACGACGGGGACCGGCTGGCCGACGCGGTCGCCGCGGCGGAGAGCTGGGCCGATCTGATGCGGCGGCTCGGGGTCCGCGCGAGCGGGGGCCGCAGACGCGCCCTCCAGGGCAAGGTGGCCGAACTCGGCCTCGACACCACGCACTTCAAGCGGCGGAGCACGTGGCGGAAGTACCCGGACGAGATCATCGCCGCCGCCGTCACGACCTCCACGACCTTGCGCGAGGTCGCCGTGAGGCTGGGCGCCGCGCCCGCCACGGGCACGCTGTCGCACCTGGCGCGCCGTATCGAGACGGCCGGGATCGACGTCAGCCACTTCCCCGGCATGAACCGCGTACGGGCCGAGTCGCCGTTCACCACCGTGGAGCTGGCGGCGGCAGCCGCCCGTGCGCACAGCGTGCGCGGAGTGGCCCGCGCGCTCGGCGTACCCGACGACGGGCGGTCGCGCGCGGCGCTCGGCCGGATACTCAGGGAGCGGGGTGTCGACACCGCCCATTTCCGCAACGCGCGCGTGGCGATCCCGGAGACCGCTCTGCGCCGGGCGATACCCGCCGCCTCCGGTTACGCGGACGTCATGCGGACCCTCGGGCTCACCGTGAACGACACCAATCACCGCCGGGTACGCCGGAAAGTGGCCGAACTCGGCCTCGACACCGGCCACTTCAAGCGGCGGACCTGGGGTTCCGTGCGGCCGCGCACCCCGAAGCCGGTCGCCGGGGACACGCTCGTCGTCCTGCCGGAGCGCTCACCGCGCACCAACCGGTCCCGGCTCCACCGTGCCCTCCAGGAGATCGGCGTCCCGTACCGCTGCGCGTCGTGCGGGAACACCGGTGCATGGCTCGGGCAGCCGATGACGCTACAGATCGACCACATCAGTGGTGACCGGCTCGATAACCGCGCCGGGAACCTGCGCTACCTGTGCCCGAACTGCCATGCGCTCACGGACACGTGGTGCCGCAACCGCCGGGCGAAACCCCGGCCCGCACCGTAG
- a CDS encoding GroES family chaperonin → MLHDRVLVRTDIPEGERRSSGGILIPATAEVGRRLAWAEVVAVGQNVRTVTPGDRVLYDPEDRAEVEVRGVAYVLMRERDLHAVAADRFEGSEDSTGLYL, encoded by the coding sequence ATGCTCCACGACCGGGTTCTGGTCAGGACGGACATCCCGGAGGGCGAGCGGCGCTCGTCCGGCGGCATCCTGATTCCGGCGACGGCCGAGGTCGGCAGGCGGCTGGCCTGGGCCGAGGTGGTGGCCGTGGGGCAGAACGTACGGACGGTGACGCCGGGGGACCGGGTGCTGTACGACCCCGAGGACCGCGCCGAGGTCGAGGTGCGCGGGGTGGCGTACGTACTGATGCGCGAGCGCGATCTGCACGCCGTGGCGGCGGACCGGTTCGAGGGCTCCGAGGACTCGACCGGGCTGTACCTCTAG
- the proP gene encoding glycine betaine/L-proline transporter ProP, with translation MAGQEHEEVADPAAVKRHPALFRAIRQRKNPKLRRSDITVTDDAAVRRAVKAASLGNAMEWFDFGIYSYLAVTIGHVFFPSGNPTFELLSSFATFAVAFLVRPLGGMFFGPMGDRLGRKKVLALTMILMAIGTFAIGLIPSHATIGLWAPALLVFFRLVQGFSTGGEYGGASTFIAEYAPDKRRGFFGSFLEFGTLAGYVGAAGLVTALTAVLGSDTMESWGWRIPFLVAGPLGLVGLYLRLRLDETPAFQKLEAGNVHASDAADAVESTTARDLGKIFRQYWPSLILCVALVGAYNITDYMLLSYMPTYLSNELDYGETHGLLILLGVMAALMLVISQVGRLSDRFGRKPLLMAGMLGFFFLSLPAFLLIKQGSIPAIVIGMAMLGFSLVCLLGTMSAALPALFPTEVRYGSLSVGYNFSASLFGGTTPFVITGLISLTDNNLMPAYYAMAAALVGVIAVACMKETAQKPLAGSPPSVETDEEAAELIHAQTPDPKF, from the coding sequence ATGGCCGGCCAGGAGCACGAAGAGGTGGCCGACCCCGCCGCGGTCAAGCGCCATCCCGCCCTCTTCCGGGCGATCAGACAGCGGAAGAACCCCAAGCTCCGGCGGTCGGACATCACCGTCACCGACGACGCGGCGGTCAGGCGCGCCGTCAAGGCGGCCTCCCTGGGTAACGCCATGGAGTGGTTCGACTTCGGGATCTACAGCTACCTCGCCGTCACGATCGGGCACGTGTTCTTCCCGTCCGGGAACCCCACGTTCGAGCTGCTCTCCTCCTTCGCGACCTTCGCCGTGGCCTTCCTCGTACGGCCACTCGGCGGAATGTTCTTCGGCCCGATGGGTGACAGGCTGGGCCGCAAAAAGGTCCTCGCGCTGACGATGATCCTGATGGCCATCGGCACCTTCGCGATCGGCCTGATCCCCTCGCACGCGACGATCGGCCTCTGGGCCCCGGCCCTGCTGGTCTTCTTCCGGCTGGTCCAGGGCTTCTCCACGGGCGGCGAGTACGGCGGCGCTTCGACGTTCATCGCGGAGTACGCCCCCGACAAGCGCCGCGGCTTCTTCGGCAGCTTCCTGGAGTTCGGCACCCTGGCGGGCTATGTGGGCGCGGCCGGTCTGGTCACCGCGCTCACGGCGGTACTGGGCAGCGACACGATGGAGTCCTGGGGCTGGCGGATCCCCTTCCTGGTCGCGGGGCCGCTCGGCCTGGTCGGCCTCTACCTGCGGCTGCGCCTCGACGAGACGCCGGCCTTCCAGAAGCTGGAGGCGGGCAACGTGCACGCCTCCGACGCGGCGGACGCCGTGGAGTCGACCACCGCGCGCGACCTCGGCAAGATCTTCCGGCAGTACTGGCCGTCGCTGATCCTGTGCGTCGCGCTGGTCGGCGCGTACAACATCACGGACTACATGCTGCTGTCGTACATGCCGACGTACCTCTCCAACGAACTGGACTACGGCGAGACGCACGGCCTGCTGATCCTGCTGGGCGTCATGGCCGCGCTGATGCTGGTCATCAGCCAGGTGGGCAGGCTCAGCGACCGTTTCGGCCGAAAGCCGCTGCTGATGGCGGGGATGCTCGGCTTCTTCTTCCTCTCGCTGCCGGCGTTCCTGCTGATCAAGCAGGGCAGCATCCCCGCGATCGTCATCGGCATGGCGATGCTGGGCTTCTCCCTGGTCTGCCTCCTCGGCACCATGTCGGCGGCCCTCCCCGCCCTCTTCCCGACCGAGGTCCGCTACGGCTCGCTGTCCGTCGGCTACAACTTCTCGGCCTCCCTCTTCGGCGGCACGACACCCTTCGTCATCACCGGCCTCATCAGCCTCACGGACAACAACCTGATGCCCGCGTACTACGCGATGGCGGCGGCGCTGGTGGGGGTGATCGCGGTGGCGTGCATGAAGGAGACGGCCCAGAAGCCGCTGGCGGGTTCGCCGCCGTCGGTGGAGACGGACGAGGAGGCGGCGGAACTGATCCACGCCCAGACACCGGACCCGAAGTTCTGA
- the rph gene encoding ribonuclease PH, with protein sequence MSRIDGRTPEQLRPVTIERGWSKHAEGSVLISFGDTRVFCTASVTEGVPRWRKGSGEGWVTAEYSMLPRSTNTRGDRESVRGKIGGRTHEISRLIGRSLRAVIDYKALGENTVVLDCDVLQADGGTRTAAITGAYVALADAVSWAQGKKIVKAGRRPLTGTVAAVSVGIVDGAPLLDLCYEEDVRADTDMNVVCTGDGRFVEVQGTAEAEPFDRKELNALLDLATAGCVDLATLQRTALEQTL encoded by the coding sequence CCGAGGGCTCCGTCCTCATCTCCTTCGGTGACACCAGAGTCTTCTGCACCGCCTCGGTCACCGAGGGCGTCCCCCGCTGGCGCAAGGGCAGCGGCGAAGGCTGGGTCACCGCCGAATACTCGATGCTGCCCCGCTCCACCAACACCCGCGGCGACCGCGAGTCCGTCCGCGGCAAGATCGGCGGACGCACCCACGAGATCAGCCGCCTCATCGGCCGCTCCCTGCGCGCGGTCATCGACTACAAGGCGCTCGGCGAGAACACCGTCGTCCTCGACTGCGATGTCCTCCAGGCCGACGGCGGCACCCGTACGGCCGCCATCACCGGCGCCTACGTCGCCCTCGCCGACGCCGTCTCCTGGGCCCAGGGCAAGAAGATCGTCAAGGCCGGCCGCCGCCCGCTGACCGGCACGGTCGCCGCCGTGAGCGTCGGCATCGTGGACGGTGCGCCGCTCCTCGACCTCTGTTACGAGGAGGACGTCCGCGCCGACACCGACATGAACGTCGTCTGTACCGGCGACGGCCGCTTCGTCGAGGTCCAGGGCACGGCGGAGGCCGAGCCCTTCGACCGCAAGGAGCTGAACGCGCTGCTCGACCTCGCCACGGCGGGCTGCGTGGACCTGGCGACCCTCCAGCGCACGGCGCTGGAGCAGACTCTCTGA
- a CDS encoding ABC transporter permease, giving the protein MRLYAVVAAGGFRRYATYRVATVAGVFTNTVFGFIMAYAYTALWDERPRLGGYDLAQAVTYVWLGQALLAACATIGGGFEDELIERIRTGDVAVDLYRPVDLQLWWLAADLGRAAFQLLGRGVVPMAVAAVAFDLALPGDPLTWLAFLFAVLLGLVVSFAIRFLIALSAFWLLDGAGVAQLGMLAAMFFSGMLLPLNIFPGALGEVARALPWSSLLQVPADVFLGERTGWDLVGAFGFQAAWALALLAAGRALQSVATRRVVVQGG; this is encoded by the coding sequence GTGCGGCTGTACGCGGTCGTGGCCGCGGGCGGATTCCGACGGTACGCGACCTATCGCGTGGCGACCGTCGCGGGGGTGTTCACCAACACGGTCTTCGGCTTCATCATGGCGTACGCCTACACGGCGCTCTGGGACGAGAGGCCCCGGCTCGGCGGCTACGACCTCGCGCAGGCGGTGACGTACGTGTGGCTGGGCCAGGCGCTGCTCGCCGCCTGCGCCACGATCGGCGGCGGCTTCGAGGACGAGCTGATCGAACGCATCCGCACCGGGGACGTCGCCGTCGATCTCTACCGGCCCGTCGATCTCCAGCTGTGGTGGCTGGCGGCGGATCTGGGCCGGGCCGCGTTCCAGCTGCTGGGGCGCGGGGTCGTACCGATGGCGGTCGCCGCGGTCGCCTTCGATCTGGCACTGCCGGGTGATCCGCTGACCTGGCTGGCGTTCCTGTTCGCGGTGCTGCTCGGGCTCGTGGTCAGTTTCGCGATCAGGTTCCTGATCGCGCTCTCCGCGTTCTGGCTGCTGGACGGCGCGGGGGTGGCGCAGCTGGGGATGCTGGCGGCGATGTTCTTCTCCGGGATGCTGCTGCCGCTGAACATCTTCCCCGGGGCGCTGGGCGAGGTGGCGCGGGCGCTGCCCTGGTCGTCGCTGCTCCAGGTCCCGGCGGATGTCTTCCTGGGGGAGCGCACCGGGTGGGACCTGGTGGGCGCGTTCGGGTTCCAGGCGGCCTGGGCGCTGGCGCTGCTCGCGGCGGGCCGGGCGCTCCAGTCCGTCGCGACGCGGAGGGTGGTGGTCCAGGGTGGCTGA
- a CDS encoding DMT family transporter: MAWVLLIVAGLVEVGWSIGMKFTEGFTRLWPSVFTCAGIVVSMLLLAQAAKTLPIGTAYGVWVGIGAAGAAVVGMVALGEPATAARIFFVSLLLVAVVGLKVTSGH, translated from the coding sequence ATGGCGTGGGTTCTGTTGATCGTGGCCGGTCTGGTCGAGGTCGGCTGGTCGATCGGGATGAAGTTCACCGAGGGGTTCACCCGGCTGTGGCCGAGCGTGTTCACGTGCGCCGGGATCGTGGTGAGCATGCTGCTGCTGGCGCAGGCGGCGAAGACCCTGCCGATCGGTACGGCCTACGGCGTGTGGGTCGGCATCGGCGCGGCCGGCGCGGCGGTGGTCGGCATGGTGGCGCTGGGGGAGCCGGCGACCGCCGCCCGGATCTTCTTCGTCTCGCTGCTGCTGGTGGCGGTGGTGGGGCTGAAGGTCACCTCGGGTCACTGA
- the bcp gene encoding thioredoxin-dependent thiol peroxidase produces MSERLQPGDTAPAFTLPDADGKDVSLADHKGRKVIVYFYPAALTPGCTKQACDFTDNLELLAGAGYDVIGVSPDKPEKLAKFREQENLKVTLVGDPSKAVLEAYGAFGEKKMYGKTVTGVIRSTFVVDERGRVEQAFYNVRATGHVAKIIKDLGI; encoded by the coding sequence ATGAGCGAGCGCCTCCAGCCCGGCGACACCGCCCCCGCCTTCACCCTGCCCGACGCGGACGGCAAGGACGTCTCGCTCGCGGACCACAAGGGCCGCAAGGTGATCGTGTACTTCTACCCCGCCGCCCTCACCCCCGGCTGCACCAAGCAGGCGTGCGACTTCACCGACAACCTGGAGCTGCTGGCCGGCGCGGGCTACGACGTCATCGGCGTGTCGCCCGACAAGCCGGAGAAGCTGGCGAAGTTCCGCGAGCAGGAGAACCTGAAGGTCACGCTGGTCGGCGACCCGTCCAAGGCGGTGCTGGAGGCGTACGGCGCCTTCGGCGAGAAGAAGATGTACGGCAAGACGGTGACCGGCGTCATCCGCTCCACGTTCGTCGTGGACGAGCGGGGCCGGGTCGAGCAGGCCTTCTACAACGTGCGCGCGACCGGACACGTAGCGAAGATCATCAAGGACCTGGGCATCTGA
- the rdgB gene encoding RdgB/HAM1 family non-canonical purine NTP pyrophosphatase, which produces MTRLILATRNAGKLIELKAILADAGLPHDLVGADAYPEIPDVKETGVTFAENALLKAHALATATGLPAVADDSGLCVDVLGGAPGIFSARWSGVHGDDRANLDLLLAQLADIAPPHRAAHFACAAALALPDGTHRVVEGRLEGTLRTTPAGTGGFGYDPILQPAGETRTCAELSAAEKNAISHRGKAFRALAPVVAELLG; this is translated from the coding sequence ATGACCCGCCTGATCCTCGCCACCCGCAACGCCGGGAAGCTCATCGAACTCAAGGCCATCCTCGCGGACGCCGGCCTGCCCCACGACCTCGTCGGGGCGGACGCCTACCCCGAGATCCCCGACGTCAAGGAAACCGGCGTCACCTTCGCCGAGAACGCCCTGCTCAAGGCGCACGCCCTGGCCACCGCCACCGGCCTGCCCGCCGTCGCCGACGACTCCGGCCTCTGCGTGGACGTCCTCGGCGGCGCCCCCGGCATCTTCTCCGCCCGCTGGTCAGGCGTGCACGGTGACGACCGGGCGAACCTGGACCTCCTGCTGGCCCAGCTGGCCGACATCGCCCCACCCCACCGCGCCGCCCACTTCGCCTGCGCGGCGGCCCTGGCCCTCCCCGACGGCACCCACCGGGTCGTGGAAGGCCGCCTCGAAGGCACCCTCCGCACCACCCCCGCCGGCACGGGCGGCTTCGGCTACGACCCGATCCTCCAGCCCGCCGGCGAGACCCGCACCTGCGCGGAGCTGTCGGCGGCGGAGAAGAACGCGATCAGCCACCGGGGCAAGGCGTTCAGGGCCCTGGCCCCGGTGGTCGCGGAACTGCTGGGCTGA
- a CDS encoding DUF3618 domain-containing protein, with protein MSESRTPAQIEADIVRRRGQLAETLDEIGVRVHPKTIVGDAKAKVASTVDQTAGRAFVAVNRTIAGVRASFVGDDGGPRLERLVPVALVTVGVVGLLVVSTRRRRS; from the coding sequence GTGTCGGAATCCAGGACCCCGGCGCAGATCGAGGCGGACATCGTCCGCCGGCGCGGACAGCTTGCCGAGACGCTCGACGAGATCGGGGTACGGGTGCACCCCAAGACGATCGTCGGCGACGCGAAGGCCAAGGTGGCCTCCACGGTGGACCAGACGGCGGGGCGGGCGTTCGTCGCGGTGAACAGGACGATCGCGGGCGTGCGCGCCTCGTTCGTCGGCGACGACGGCGGGCCCCGGCTGGAGCGGCTGGTCCCGGTGGCGCTGGTCACCGTCGGGGTCGTCGGACTGCTGGTGGTGTCGACGCGGCGGCGCCGCTCCTGA
- a CDS encoding transglycosylase domain-containing protein — protein sequence MSDEPQQQGWAPRDPSAPGAPGPAGDGANSDGVSSKKAKRLARKRKRTGWRRLFPTWRMLLGAFVLGALVLVGGFVLGYKLVPIPAANAAATAQSNVYLYADGTQIARDGEVNRENVSLSQVPKTVQRAVLAAEDRGFYSEPAVDPQGMARAAWNTVSGKGTQGGSTITQQYVKNYYLGQEQTVIRKTKEFFIAIKLNREVSKEQILQGYLNTSYFGRNAYGIQAAAQAYYGKDIEDINTAQGAYLASLLNAPSEFDVVVHPENKPAALARWNYVLDGMVKEKWLGAGTRAATTFPQPREVRTSSTGLSGQRGYIVQAVKDYLTSNKIIDENTLATGGYRITTTLDRKKQDAFVKAVKDKVTSQLSDERAADRNVRVGGASIDPESGQVVAMYGGIDYTKQYVNNATRRDYQVGSTFKPFVFASAVENGSETQDGRTITPNTIYDGDNQHMVEGPDGSTGYAPSNEDDVDYGPITVRTATDKSVNAVYAQMAEDVGPADVRKTAVALGIPTNTPDLTASPSIALGPATASVLDMAEAYATLANHGAHGTYTLVGKVAKNGTKVTLPARDTKQTISREAADTTTSMLRSVVDGGTGTAAQAAGRPAAGKTGTGENDKSAWFAGYTPDLATVVAVMGADPKTAEQKPLYGALGQPRINGGGPPAQIWGAYTAAALQGSEAQDFDLQLQDGANAVSSPDPGQSDESAPPGRSSSPGATAGGTQGQSDEPTQSATGGSTTGGGQTPDTTEGQTGGATTDGGQTQGQTDGGTATDGGATADGGTGTTTTGADTAGSAADGGAANGGTDTGATAGAGAPARTSTGDPVLP from the coding sequence ATGAGTGACGAGCCACAGCAGCAGGGCTGGGCCCCCCGGGACCCCTCGGCCCCGGGCGCCCCGGGGCCCGCCGGCGACGGTGCGAACAGCGACGGTGTGAGCAGCAAGAAGGCCAAGCGCCTGGCGCGCAAGCGCAAGCGCACCGGCTGGCGCAGGCTCTTCCCGACCTGGCGCATGCTGCTCGGCGCGTTCGTGCTCGGCGCGCTCGTCCTCGTCGGCGGCTTCGTCCTGGGCTACAAGCTGGTCCCCATCCCGGCCGCCAACGCCGCCGCCACCGCCCAGTCCAACGTCTACCTGTACGCGGACGGCACCCAGATCGCCCGCGACGGCGAGGTCAACCGCGAGAACGTCTCGCTGTCCCAGGTGCCCAAGACCGTGCAGCGCGCCGTGCTCGCCGCCGAGGACCGCGGCTTCTACAGCGAGCCCGCCGTCGACCCGCAGGGCATGGCCCGCGCCGCCTGGAACACGGTCAGCGGGAAGGGCACCCAGGGCGGCTCGACGATCACCCAGCAGTACGTGAAGAACTACTACCTCGGCCAGGAACAGACCGTCATCCGCAAGACCAAGGAATTCTTCATCGCGATCAAGCTCAATCGCGAGGTGTCCAAGGAGCAGATCCTCCAGGGCTATCTGAACACCAGCTACTTCGGCCGCAACGCCTACGGCATCCAGGCGGCGGCCCAGGCGTACTACGGCAAGGACATCGAGGACATCAACACGGCGCAGGGCGCCTATCTGGCCTCCCTGCTCAACGCGCCCAGCGAGTTCGACGTCGTCGTCCACCCCGAGAACAAGCCGGCCGCCCTCGCCCGCTGGAACTACGTGCTCGACGGGATGGTCAAGGAGAAGTGGCTCGGCGCCGGCACCCGCGCCGCCACCACCTTCCCGCAGCCGCGCGAGGTACGGACCTCCTCCACCGGGCTCTCCGGCCAGCGCGGCTACATCGTCCAGGCCGTCAAGGACTACCTCACCAGCAACAAGATCATCGACGAGAACACCCTGGCCACGGGCGGCTACCGCATCACCACCACCCTCGACCGCAAGAAGCAGGACGCCTTCGTCAAGGCCGTCAAGGACAAGGTCACCTCCCAGCTCAGCGACGAGCGCGCGGCCGACCGGAACGTCCGGGTCGGCGGCGCCTCCATCGACCCCGAATCCGGGCAGGTCGTCGCGATGTACGGCGGCATCGACTACACCAAGCAGTACGTCAACAACGCGACCCGCCGCGACTACCAGGTCGGCTCCACCTTCAAGCCGTTCGTCTTCGCCTCCGCCGTCGAGAACGGCTCCGAGACCCAGGACGGCCGGACGATCACCCCCAACACCATCTACGACGGCGACAACCAGCACATGGTCGAAGGCCCCGACGGATCCACCGGCTACGCCCCCTCCAACGAGGACGACGTCGACTACGGCCCCATCACCGTCAGGACCGCCACCGACAAGTCCGTCAACGCCGTCTACGCGCAGATGGCCGAGGACGTCGGCCCCGCCGACGTCCGGAAGACCGCCGTCGCCCTGGGCATTCCCACCAACACGCCCGACCTCACCGCCTCCCCCTCCATCGCCCTCGGCCCGGCCACCGCGAGCGTCCTGGACATGGCGGAGGCGTACGCCACCCTCGCCAACCACGGCGCGCACGGCACGTACACCCTGGTCGGCAAGGTCGCCAAGAACGGTACGAAGGTGACGCTGCCCGCACGCGACACCAAGCAGACCATCAGCCGCGAGGCCGCCGACACCACCACCTCCATGCTGCGCAGCGTGGTCGACGGCGGCACCGGCACCGCCGCCCAGGCCGCCGGCCGCCCGGCGGCGGGCAAGACCGGTACGGGCGAGAACGACAAGTCGGCCTGGTTCGCCGGCTACACCCCGGACCTCGCCACGGTCGTCGCCGTGATGGGCGCCGACCCGAAGACCGCCGAGCAGAAGCCGCTGTACGGAGCCCTCGGCCAGCCGCGCATCAACGGCGGCGGGCCGCCCGCCCAGATCTGGGGCGCGTACACGGCCGCCGCCCTCCAGGGCAGCGAGGCCCAGGACTTCGACCTCCAGTTGCAGGACGGCGCGAACGCGGTGTCGTCCCCGGACCCCGGACAGTCCGACGAGTCCGCGCCGCCCGGCCGGTCGTCGAGCCCGGGGGCCACCGCGGGCGGGACGCAGGGCCAGAGCGACGAACCCACGCAGAGCGCGACGGGCGGCAGCACCACCGGCGGCGGCCAGACCCCGGACACCACGGAGGGCCAGACGGGCGGCGCCACCACGGACGGCGGCCAGACCCAGGGCCAGACCGACGGCGGCACCGCCACGGACGGCGGCGCGACGGCCGACGGCGGTACGGGGACGACGACCACGGGCGCCGACACCGCGGGCTCGGCGGCCGACGGCGGCGCGGCGAACGGCGGCACCGACACCGGCGCGACGGCCGGAGCGGGCGCACCGGCACGTACCTCCACGGGGGACCCGGTGCTGCCGTAA